The proteins below are encoded in one region of Penicillium psychrofluorescens genome assembly, chromosome: 4:
- a CDS encoding uncharacterized protein (ID:PFLUO_006054-T1.cds;~source:funannotate) — MAAREPSRYLARTLPRAIAPSARPQTLACRRNASDDAPARRLSNHLAELETESSLATPLPADTVKSFNPVAAAKSRRAQLPRSRYQFRPPKYDRGPLHPHQPPPPSDPSSRVFVPGPFSLPRVQQTYDAAIASDILTLCYVHNPPGFTPPPKAPRLREWDDSSPYHKNRPLRGPRGGDVLRLLRKPIKFNSIPELERITIHSYVKQAAQENSGWLHVAGMAVQAISNKRVETFKSRASVSTWSIAPGRDTVAVKAELRGEDMYHFFGKLVDVVLPRLKDWPGVKGTSGDSSGNITFGLEPEQVALFPEIEVNYDMYPPKMIPGCHITIHTSAQADKDARLLLSAMGVPFHGKIVN; from the exons ATGGCTGCCCGAGAGCCATCAAGATACCTAGCACGGACACTGCCACGGGCGATTGCCCCGTCGGCTCGTCCGCAGACCCTCGCATGCCGGCGCAATGCCTCTGATGATGCGCCAGCCAGGCGTCTCTCCAACCatctggccgagctggagaccGAGTCCTCCCTGGCCACACCACTGCCAGCAGACACCGTGAAATCATTCAACCCAGTCGCAGCGGCAAAGTCCCGCAGAGCTCAGCTCCCACGCAGTCG ATACCAATTCCGACCCCCAAAATACGACCGCGGCCCCCTCCACCCgcatcaaccaccaccgccatcaGACCCATCCTCGCGCGTATTCGTACCAGGCCCCTTCTCCCTGCCACGCGTCCAACAAACCTACGACGCAGCAATAGCATCCGACATCCTCACGCTGTGCTACGTACACAACCCACCGGGCTTCACCCCACCACCCAAGGCACCCCGTCTCCGCGAATGGGACGACAGCTCCCCCTACCACAAGAACCGTCCCCTACGTGGGCCACGCGGCGGCGATGTTCTACGACTCCTGCGCAAGCCAATCAAATTCAATAGCATCCCCGAGCTCGAGCGCATTACCATCCACAGCTACGTTAAGCAGGCTGCGCAGGAGAACTCGGGTTGGTTGCATGTGGCCGGTATGGCCGTGCAGGCGATTTCGAATAAGCGTGTCGAGACATTCAAGTCCCGCGCCAGTGTGTCGACTTGGAGTATTGCCCCTGGGAGGGATACCGTTGCGGTCAAGGCGGAGCTGCGCGGTGAGGATATGTATCATTTCTTTGGAAAGTTGGTCGATGTTGTTCTGCCGAGACTGAAGGACTGGCCCGGTGTGAAGGGGACGAGCGGAGATAGCAGTGGGAATATTACCTTTGGACTGGAGCCGGAGCAGGTGGCTCTGTTTCCTGAGATCGAGGTCAACTATGACAT GTACCCTCCTAAGATGATCCCTGGTTGCCACATCACCATCCACACCAGCGCCCAGGCGGACAAGGATGCACGCCTGCTCCTTAGTGCCATGGGTGTGCCCTTCCATGGCAAGATTGTCAACTAG